One Paenibacillus sp. FSL W8-0186 genomic window carries:
- a CDS encoding sensor histidine kinase — protein MKLRRKILLAIILLVFIPVILMGGVSYYSFANAMEKKSSHFYWISLLESDRKLKFALNEITTISNSAITQDVIQQTLKVPEAGVSYENKQEISKLFNHPMITSFALYTEHQLLYSSNESMAFQELDQQSWYEKMKSAEGRPVWIGPGENGSVPTGKPVLIQARLIKDYYSLEDIGALVIYIKPDILDQVFWEAATLKQGDILLVNTQGNIVFDKSGEHIGEQTSFPFLSDGYSNSKGYYVDKYLGEKSLITYLPSHNKDWVLVAITPFKLIASESMSIRNIAVILVLVSLVSAFLFDRFFVRRLVSSIISVVNGMKRVQQGIFVPITAGLPADDERDLLVDGFNRMSTQIDELIEQVGTEQNRKKEAELQALVAQINPHFIYNSLESINSMAVLQGNKSISKMVVSLGKLLRISISENQELIPLQMEMEHVRHYMDIQKFRFEDKFAYDMQLSDDLKYYKTQKLIVQPIVENALYHAIEPMEGSGLITIRAEEQGSDIFIYVMDNGLGFNPDTLQKMWSKDWGKLKKYRENGVGLKNVHERLRIRFGGHYGIMICSSSGFGSTIRIRIPKIVS, from the coding sequence ATGAAGCTCCGTCGAAAAATCTTGCTGGCCATTATACTTCTCGTGTTCATTCCGGTTATACTGATGGGCGGTGTGTCGTATTACAGCTTCGCGAACGCTATGGAGAAGAAGTCCAGTCATTTCTATTGGATTTCCTTGCTGGAGAGCGACCGGAAGCTGAAATTTGCGCTGAATGAAATAACGACTATTTCGAATTCGGCGATTACTCAGGATGTAATTCAGCAAACGCTGAAGGTGCCGGAGGCAGGAGTAAGCTACGAGAACAAGCAAGAGATAAGCAAACTATTCAATCATCCGATGATTACTTCGTTCGCATTGTATACCGAACATCAATTGCTCTACAGTTCTAATGAATCCATGGCATTTCAGGAGCTGGATCAACAGAGCTGGTACGAGAAGATGAAATCGGCCGAAGGAAGACCGGTGTGGATCGGACCTGGGGAGAACGGTTCGGTTCCAACGGGGAAACCGGTACTTATCCAGGCCAGGCTAATTAAAGATTATTATTCACTAGAGGATATTGGGGCACTCGTGATATATATCAAACCGGACATTCTGGATCAGGTGTTCTGGGAAGCAGCAACACTAAAGCAAGGAGATATACTGCTGGTGAATACGCAGGGGAATATCGTATTTGACAAGTCTGGTGAGCATATCGGGGAACAGACTTCATTTCCCTTCCTTTCGGATGGCTATTCTAACAGCAAAGGTTATTATGTGGATAAGTATCTTGGAGAGAAATCGCTGATTACCTATCTGCCCTCTCATAATAAAGACTGGGTTTTGGTAGCGATTACACCGTTTAAACTGATAGCCTCGGAGTCTATGTCGATCCGCAATATCGCCGTGATTCTCGTCCTGGTATCTTTGGTATCGGCGTTTTTGTTTGACCGTTTTTTTGTGCGCAGGCTGGTCAGCAGCATTATTAGCGTCGTAAACGGTATGAAGCGAGTGCAGCAAGGGATTTTCGTGCCGATTACGGCAGGACTTCCCGCGGATGACGAGCGTGATTTGCTGGTGGATGGCTTTAATCGGATGAGCACGCAAATTGACGAGCTAATCGAGCAGGTCGGGACGGAGCAGAACCGCAAGAAAGAAGCAGAGCTGCAGGCATTAGTTGCGCAGATCAACCCGCATTTCATTTATAACTCCCTGGAATCTATCAATTCCATGGCTGTACTGCAGGGGAACAAAAGCATCAGCAAAATGGTTGTTTCTCTCGGCAAGCTGCTGCGGATCAGCATCAGCGAGAATCAGGAGCTGATTCCGCTGCAGATGGAAATGGAGCATGTCCGGCATTATATGGATATACAAAAATTCCGCTTTGAAGATAAGTTTGCTTATGACATGCAACTATCGGATGATTTGAAGTACTATAAAACGCAAAAGCTAATCGTTCAGCCTATTGTCGAGAACGCGCTATACCATGCAATCGAGCCGATGGAGGGCAGCGGATTGATCACGATCCGGGCGGAGGAGCAGGGCAGTGATATTTTCATCTACGTGATGGATAACGGACTTGGATTTAATCCGGATACGCTGCAGAAGATGTGGAGCAAGGACTGGGGCAAGCTGAAAAAATACCGGGAAAACGGCGTAGGCCTTAAAAATGTGCATGAACGCCTGCGCATCCGGTTTGGCGGACATTACGGCATCATGATATGTTCTTCCTCGGGATTCGGATCTACGATTCGAATCCGGATACCTAAGATTGTTTCATAA
- a CDS encoding extracellular solute-binding protein, with product MKWLLNWGWMLLYVIVLAVSVLLITAGNRDPIEENQSDKITLTFRHFWTKEHDRPMLSIFEDVVADYQKHHPNVKVNFEGMDQTTHREQQLKSEMVTGTPPDMFVLFGGAEIEPYVRANRLMDLSQFVQDRGLQGQFRDLQLWTFDGRVYGLPIEGNAEPLYYNKTIFESLDLDPPSTLTELDHVIQVLRDNGYIPFALGNEDRWPAAIFAHYLMDRYAGPELIQALSQGEEGYDFRNDKYLQAYEHLADWVEAGAFSSSANGYTTEEAIAQFTTGRAAMYLNGNWDINLFRRSGVMDDSALSFQEEVGVIPFPGMRLGAMRSVAGGYTIGIGLSSNLDDAKKEAALDLLEGFYTKEIQSRIVYEGLRLPSIKLSFDPEKTGPVFAQVITLMEQSTQSFVPYDNILSPEVKRSFLKGVKEMIGSQLDAKEALKELQHSSTFYWNQRRSSLPFKNSGGATNGVDGREVQGDSG from the coding sequence ATGAAATGGCTGTTAAATTGGGGTTGGATGCTGCTGTATGTTATCGTTCTCGCCGTCTCGGTTCTCCTGATTACGGCGGGTAATCGCGATCCGATTGAGGAGAATCAGAGCGATAAGATTACGCTTACCTTTCGCCACTTCTGGACGAAGGAGCATGACCGGCCGATGCTGAGCATTTTTGAGGATGTAGTGGCGGACTATCAGAAGCACCACCCAAATGTTAAGGTGAATTTCGAAGGGATGGATCAGACTACGCATCGCGAACAGCAGTTGAAGAGCGAAATGGTCACGGGGACGCCTCCGGATATGTTCGTCTTGTTCGGTGGGGCTGAAATCGAACCGTACGTCCGGGCGAACCGGTTGATGGATTTGAGCCAGTTTGTACAGGATCGGGGACTTCAGGGACAGTTTCGCGATCTGCAGTTGTGGACTTTCGACGGCCGCGTTTACGGGCTGCCGATTGAAGGCAATGCGGAGCCTTTGTATTATAATAAGACGATTTTCGAGTCGCTTGATCTTGACCCTCCAAGCACGCTGACCGAATTGGACCATGTCATCCAGGTGTTAAGGGATAACGGCTATATTCCGTTTGCGCTAGGCAATGAAGACCGCTGGCCAGCGGCGATATTCGCCCATTACCTTATGGATCGCTACGCAGGGCCTGAACTGATTCAGGCGCTGTCGCAGGGCGAAGAGGGCTATGATTTTCGGAACGATAAATATTTGCAAGCCTATGAACATCTGGCCGATTGGGTCGAGGCAGGAGCTTTTTCTTCCTCGGCCAACGGCTATACCACCGAAGAGGCGATCGCCCAGTTTACAACAGGCCGGGCTGCCATGTATTTGAACGGGAACTGGGATATCAATCTGTTTCGCCGCAGCGGCGTGATGGACGACTCTGCATTAAGCTTTCAAGAGGAGGTCGGCGTCATCCCATTCCCAGGAATGCGGCTTGGAGCAATGAGATCGGTCGCAGGCGGGTATACGATCGGCATCGGGCTGTCGTCCAATTTGGACGATGCGAAGAAGGAGGCCGCGCTAGATTTGCTAGAGGGCTTCTATACAAAGGAAATACAGAGCCGTATCGTGTATGAGGGGCTGCGTCTGCCGTCGATCAAGCTGAGCTTTGATCCCGAGAAGACAGGTCCGGTTTTTGCACAGGTCATTACCTTGATGGAGCAGAGTACGCAAAGTTTCGTACCGTATGATAATATTTTATCGCCAGAAGTCAAAAGGTCCTTCCTGAAGGGCGTAAAGGAAATGATCGGCAGCCAGTTGGACGCGAAGGAAGCATTGAAGGAATTGCAGCATAGCTCTACGTTTTATTGGAACCAGCGAAGAAGCTCTTTACCCTTTAAGAATTCAGGAGGTGCCACGAATGGGGTCGACGGAAGAGAAGTACAGGGTGATTCTGGTTGA
- a CDS encoding response regulator: MGSTEEKYRVILVDDEPIILRSLKAAIPWEELRLEIAGEARNGEQALQLVRETAPHMIISDIRMPGKDGIALMKEVLSENPQRLFIFISGYGEFEYAREALREGAFDYLLKPIDHDELIEMIARAKKHLNKQQENDKLLHSVQVLSLLARERLFAELIEGNQSPLQHMRWLENSELEQGYFMAVVQLDHYVKLNEQWSSEEKSLWLFAIRNIVSEWSLNQGGLAAFPFHSGEWVILFPNKLSERKTSLGHDLIRQIKVNTKLSCSTGFSPSLIGINHLNEAYQMAAKALYQRFYSGEEGVYVYSVSDETAIASEVKYPKKLEESLLECVRKLDRQRMQQLFDEMKGEFEEQALTKGQAERMIVELTIVLYRQFEAMNLTLEWSLEGLLQEIHAAPTLSEMVAVLKNCFGEWILHGKDNDSRGDVQAVIAKATSYITNNYHKDLSIEEVCEVAELSISHFCMLFKQETGYTFLEYLTKCRIDKAKFILQNTNVKVYQVAPLVGYQDPRYFSQVFKKITGKTPSEYREEAS; this comes from the coding sequence ATGGGGTCGACGGAAGAGAAGTACAGGGTGATTCTGGTTGATGATGAGCCTATTATTCTGCGCAGTTTGAAGGCGGCCATACCTTGGGAAGAACTTCGCTTGGAAATTGCCGGGGAGGCAAGGAACGGGGAGCAGGCTCTTCAACTGGTGCGCGAGACAGCGCCGCATATGATTATTAGCGACATCCGTATGCCTGGGAAAGACGGAATCGCTCTGATGAAGGAGGTATTGTCCGAGAATCCGCAGAGATTGTTCATCTTCATCAGCGGTTACGGTGAATTTGAGTACGCAAGAGAGGCGCTGCGCGAGGGGGCTTTTGACTACTTGCTGAAGCCGATCGATCATGATGAATTGATTGAAATGATTGCGCGGGCCAAGAAACATCTTAACAAGCAGCAGGAAAACGACAAGCTCCTCCATTCGGTTCAGGTGTTATCTTTGCTTGCTAGGGAGAGGCTCTTTGCCGAGTTGATCGAAGGGAATCAAAGTCCGCTGCAGCATATGCGCTGGCTAGAGAACAGCGAGCTGGAACAGGGATATTTCATGGCCGTCGTTCAGTTGGATCATTATGTGAAGCTTAATGAGCAGTGGAGCAGCGAAGAGAAATCCCTTTGGCTGTTCGCGATCCGCAACATCGTTAGCGAATGGTCGCTGAATCAGGGAGGGCTCGCGGCATTTCCTTTTCATAGCGGCGAATGGGTTATCTTATTTCCCAACAAGCTCAGTGAGCGAAAAACAAGCTTAGGCCATGATTTGATCCGCCAAATCAAGGTGAATACGAAGCTGTCCTGTTCTACGGGCTTCAGTCCAAGCCTGATCGGCATTAATCACTTGAACGAAGCCTACCAGATGGCGGCCAAGGCCTTGTACCAGCGCTTCTATTCCGGGGAAGAGGGGGTATACGTCTACTCGGTCAGCGACGAGACAGCCATTGCTTCTGAAGTAAAGTATCCGAAGAAGCTTGAAGAATCGCTGCTGGAATGCGTCCGTAAGCTAGACCGCCAGAGGATGCAGCAGCTCTTTGATGAGATGAAAGGTGAATTCGAGGAACAGGCATTAACGAAGGGTCAGGCAGAGCGCATGATCGTTGAGCTGACGATCGTGCTGTACCGGCAATTCGAAGCGATGAACCTGACGCTGGAGTGGTCGCTGGAAGGGTTGCTGCAGGAGATTCACGCTGCACCAACGCTCAGCGAGATGGTGGCTGTCTTGAAGAACTGCTTCGGCGAGTGGATCCTGCACGGCAAGGACAATGATTCGCGCGGGGATGTTCAGGCCGTTATTGCCAAGGCGACCTCGTATATTACTAACAATTATCATAAAGACTTAAGCATTGAAGAGGTCTGCGAAGTGGCCGAGCTGAGCATTAGTCATTTCTGCATGCTGTTCAAGCAGGAGACGGGGTATACCTTTCTGGAATATTTGACGAAGTGCCGCATTGATAAGGCTAAGTTTATTTTACAGAATACAAACGTCAAGGTATATCAAGTAGCTCCGCTGGTCGGCTATCAGGACCCCCGGTATTTTAGTCAGGTGTTCAAGAAAATAACGGGGAAAACTCCTTCTGAATATCGGGAAGAGGCCAGTTAA
- a CDS encoding GlsB/YeaQ/YmgE family stress response membrane protein, which produces MGFLWSLIIGGVIGWLAGLIMGRDVPGGVIGNIIAGFIGAWLGSLILGNWGPVIGNFYFVPALIGAILLVFIVSLIMGSMQRNR; this is translated from the coding sequence ATGGGTTTCTTATGGTCATTAATTATCGGTGGTGTGATTGGCTGGCTCGCAGGATTGATTATGGGGAGGGATGTCCCCGGGGGAGTGATCGGTAACATTATTGCCGGGTTCATCGGGGCATGGCTCGGCAGCCTGATTCTTGGCAACTGGGGGCCGGTGATTGGCAACTTCTACTTTGTCCCAGCGTTGATTGGGGCGATCCTCCTTGTTTTCATCGTCAGTCTGATTATGGGCTCCATGCAGCGGAATCGCTAG
- a CDS encoding carbohydrate binding domain-containing protein encodes MYKQARKFIALWLSIIFVATSLFMNPLAAVEAEYVPELPQLQAANEPIVPQAAASAAAKADTAELESGIFSWDNANVYFVLTDRFLDGDSSNNNSYGRPQRDATGKNIGTFHGGDLKGLTQKLQEGYFTDLGTNVLWISAPYEQMHGWVGGGNGGDFAHYGYHGYYALDYTMMDRNMGTVSDMREFVDLAHSQGIRVVLDVVLNHPGYSTLKDMEEYGFGARNGIGAGWTPGSGQTWHSFHDQIDYNNASAWAGWWGSWVRAGIAGYENCGGSDLTQCVGNLPDFRTNVNSSVGLAPILRTKWAKETTGHDAWIVPAASGLRKDLGIAPADHIVKMLAAWVEEFGIDGFRADTAKHVELSRWQQLKNESSAALQRWRQNNPNKPGADWKDSFWMTGEVWGHGVGKSEYFSYGFDSVINFSFQDSNLNALEGTYAEYASKINSDPNFNVLSYISSHDTRLYDRSRLIQAGSALLLLPGGVQTFYGDEAARAFGDTGSDPQQGTRSSMNWNSLNQDVLSHWQKVGQFRNRHLAIGAGSHAKIADAPYTFKRSYSKNGIEDQVVVVMGASGTTKVNVSSAFADGSTVRDAYTGNEAVVSGGFATFTAHAGGLILIEQAAESDLPAVSASPAGGSFKTDSLTVTLHVKKAESGKYTLDGSNPSQGIPYTDGTVITIGNGMEFDESVKLRLYAVNGEGSSVQEYSFTKKNPDAGLTVYFKKPADWGAPSLYYYNTAPKASEPTWAASPAMTRVSGDWYSYRIAGVDSATVIFKDSSGKQNPGQNQPGFVRTSDGWYDGQQWHESNPDGTGNPGTGGNEVTIYYKHGFTAPYIHYRPEGGTWTAVPGVAMEASEVAGYSKYTVDIGTASRLEACFTDGKGNWDSNNMNNYFFAAGTWTYSGRGQITAGAPAAARSANVMYLAPGAEDSSLTEEEPLPEKASQEGAEAA; translated from the coding sequence GTGTATAAACAAGCCCGAAAGTTTATTGCCTTATGGCTGAGCATTATTTTTGTGGCAACTTCGCTTTTTATGAATCCTTTAGCGGCGGTAGAGGCCGAGTATGTCCCGGAGCTGCCGCAGCTCCAAGCTGCCAATGAGCCGATCGTGCCGCAGGCTGCTGCAAGCGCCGCCGCGAAGGCAGATACTGCAGAGCTGGAGAGCGGGATTTTTAGCTGGGATAATGCAAACGTTTACTTTGTACTGACGGACCGGTTCCTGGATGGGGATTCAAGCAATAATAATTCCTATGGACGTCCGCAGCGGGACGCTACCGGGAAAAATATCGGCACGTTTCACGGAGGGGATTTGAAGGGCTTGACCCAAAAGCTCCAGGAGGGCTATTTTACCGATTTAGGCACCAATGTGCTTTGGATTTCTGCACCTTATGAGCAAATGCACGGGTGGGTCGGGGGAGGCAACGGCGGGGATTTTGCCCATTACGGCTACCATGGTTACTATGCGCTTGATTATACGATGATGGATCGCAATATGGGGACGGTCAGCGATATGCGGGAGTTTGTGGATTTGGCGCATTCGCAGGGCATTCGCGTCGTATTGGATGTCGTTCTGAATCATCCTGGTTATTCTACTCTGAAGGATATGGAGGAATACGGCTTCGGCGCAAGAAACGGCATCGGTGCTGGCTGGACGCCAGGAAGCGGCCAAACCTGGCATAGCTTTCATGATCAGATCGATTATAATAACGCTTCCGCTTGGGCGGGCTGGTGGGGCAGCTGGGTTCGGGCCGGCATCGCAGGGTATGAGAATTGCGGCGGCAGCGATTTAACCCAATGCGTAGGGAACCTGCCTGATTTCCGAACCAATGTGAATAGCAGCGTAGGGCTTGCTCCTATTTTGAGGACGAAATGGGCCAAGGAAACAACCGGGCATGATGCTTGGATTGTGCCGGCGGCCTCAGGTTTACGAAAGGATCTTGGTATAGCACCAGCCGATCATATCGTGAAAATGCTTGCCGCCTGGGTGGAGGAGTTTGGGATTGACGGCTTCCGGGCCGATACGGCCAAGCATGTGGAGCTCAGCCGCTGGCAGCAATTGAAGAACGAGAGCAGCGCAGCGCTGCAGAGATGGAGGCAGAACAACCCGAACAAGCCGGGGGCGGATTGGAAGGACAGCTTCTGGATGACTGGAGAGGTATGGGGGCATGGCGTCGGCAAAAGTGAATACTTTAGCTACGGCTTCGATTCAGTCATTAATTTCAGCTTCCAGGACAGCAATCTGAACGCCTTGGAGGGCACTTATGCCGAATATGCCTCCAAGATCAACAGCGACCCGAATTTCAATGTGCTGAGCTACATTTCATCGCATGATACCCGTTTATATGACCGCAGCAGGCTGATTCAGGCGGGCAGCGCTCTGCTGCTGCTGCCGGGCGGAGTCCAAACGTTCTACGGGGATGAGGCGGCCAGAGCGTTTGGCGATACCGGTTCGGACCCGCAGCAAGGAACCCGTTCCTCCATGAATTGGAACAGCCTGAATCAGGACGTTCTGTCGCATTGGCAGAAGGTCGGGCAATTCCGAAACCGCCACCTTGCGATCGGAGCTGGCAGCCATGCCAAAATCGCGGATGCTCCCTATACGTTCAAACGATCGTATTCGAAGAACGGCATCGAGGATCAAGTCGTTGTCGTGATGGGCGCTTCAGGAACGACGAAGGTAAATGTATCGTCGGCGTTCGCCGACGGCAGCACGGTACGGGATGCCTACACGGGGAATGAAGCCGTTGTATCCGGCGGGTTCGCTACATTTACTGCACATGCAGGCGGTCTGATTCTGATTGAGCAGGCGGCGGAGTCGGATCTGCCTGCGGTGTCCGCATCGCCAGCGGGAGGAAGCTTCAAAACAGATAGCTTAACGGTTACGCTCCATGTCAAAAAAGCGGAGTCCGGAAAATATACGCTGGATGGCAGTAACCCTTCACAGGGCATTCCATATACAGATGGTACGGTAATTACAATCGGGAACGGTATGGAGTTCGATGAATCCGTCAAATTACGGCTGTATGCCGTGAACGGGGAAGGATCTTCCGTACAGGAATACAGCTTTACGAAGAAAAATCCCGACGCCGGACTGACGGTTTACTTCAAGAAGCCGGCGGACTGGGGCGCGCCTTCCCTGTACTACTATAACACGGCGCCTAAGGCAAGCGAGCCGACATGGGCTGCATCCCCTGCAATGACAAGGGTTTCGGGAGATTGGTATTCCTATAGAATCGCAGGCGTGGATAGCGCAACAGTCATTTTCAAAGATAGTTCGGGCAAACAGAACCCGGGCCAGAACCAGCCGGGATTCGTCCGCACTTCAGACGGCTGGTATGACGGTCAGCAGTGGCATGAATCAAATCCGGACGGGACAGGTAATCCGGGAACGGGTGGAAACGAGGTCACGATCTACTATAAACATGGCTTCACCGCGCCGTATATTCATTATCGCCCTGAAGGAGGAACTTGGACGGCAGTTCCGGGCGTAGCGATGGAAGCCTCCGAGGTCGCGGGCTATAGCAAATACACCGTAGATATCGGAACCGCATCCCGCCTTGAGGCCTGCTTCACGGATGGCAAAGGCAACTGGGACAGCAATAATATGAATAACTATTTCTTTGCAGCGGGAACATGGACGTATAGCGGAAGAGGACAAATTACAGCGGGGGCTCCGGCAGCTGCAAGGTCTGCGAATGTAATGTATCTTGCGCCAGGGGCAGAGGATTCTTCATTGACAGAGGAGGAGCCCTTGCCGGAAAAAGCTTCGCAGGAAGGTGCGGAGGCAGCTTAA
- a CDS encoding CotH kinase family protein has protein sequence MTFRLKSALKSLSLGLMCLGLAACSAAHAPASLSSSNNGTAAASAYNPSTGSAAAQFLDEVVFPKDKVVDVKITIDPEDFQDMLDNASAEEYKPASVNYNGQQIDNIGIRTKGNLSLRSVVQMSDSDRYSFKLSFNEYVNQTLGGLEKINLNNNYSDASYMREYLAYELAETMGLPTPKYSFVNIYINGELWGFYLAVEQIGTAYLERHFDHAYGALYKGVMTGTGSDLMWLGDDPDLYTGLELKSKSHNGNVLTDMLDELNHGTDYESVLFVEEALKYIALNVVTNNTDSYIGGNKQNYYLYEEDGVFSILPWDYNMAFGGLGGGMGMGRGGQWRNQAAENAAADTAANVGSTANDNTENNAAAPLQLPDGEFLQAPANNQGQDANAAPRQSSTALLIDEPTQGALAERPLVAKLLAVDDYKEKYHDIIKEAIESYLSEDSFSARVEQLKQMISEYVEQDPTAFYSYEEYEQGVTDLITTNAKQVDNIAQQLAGTIPSSGDGSGSGGGIGGGMGGRFGAGAVPGIRNHVDAPAAAGEQGANPVQSQQGAAALQDTSPTQSEQGATAQQDASPAQSEQGATAQQDASPAQSEQGTQAQQGSDPPFGNPGAAPDGQAPLERDQGGRRAQDGMGLTPPEGFGNRGEFWGTGQQGRQQQDNTTEAITAGISLTVLLAACAFVLYFRRKRL, from the coding sequence ATGACCTTTAGGCTGAAGAGCGCTCTAAAGAGCCTGTCCCTTGGACTGATGTGCTTGGGGCTCGCTGCGTGCTCCGCTGCCCATGCGCCGGCCTCCTTGTCTTCCAGCAATAATGGCACGGCTGCCGCCAGCGCTTATAACCCTTCCACCGGATCGGCTGCGGCCCAATTTCTCGATGAGGTTGTTTTTCCCAAAGATAAGGTCGTCGACGTCAAAATTACGATCGATCCGGAGGATTTTCAGGACATGCTGGACAATGCCAGCGCTGAGGAATATAAACCAGCCTCCGTGAATTACAACGGCCAGCAGATCGACAATATCGGCATCCGTACGAAAGGCAATTTATCTCTGCGAAGCGTTGTGCAAATGAGCGATTCGGACAGGTACAGCTTCAAGTTGTCTTTTAACGAATACGTCAATCAAACCTTGGGCGGACTGGAAAAAATCAATCTGAACAATAATTACAGCGATGCCTCTTATATGCGGGAATATCTCGCTTACGAGCTGGCGGAAACGATGGGGCTGCCGACGCCGAAATATTCATTCGTCAACATTTATATTAACGGCGAGCTATGGGGCTTCTACCTGGCCGTCGAGCAGATCGGGACCGCGTACTTGGAGCGCCATTTCGATCATGCTTATGGGGCCTTGTATAAAGGCGTAATGACAGGGACCGGCAGCGATTTGATGTGGCTGGGCGATGATCCCGATTTATACACCGGTTTGGAATTGAAGTCCAAGTCCCATAATGGCAATGTGCTGACCGATATGCTGGACGAGTTGAATCATGGCACCGACTATGAGAGTGTGCTCTTTGTCGAGGAGGCCTTGAAGTATATCGCCTTGAACGTGGTCACCAACAACACCGACAGCTACATTGGCGGAAATAAGCAAAACTATTATTTGTACGAGGAAGATGGCGTGTTCTCCATCCTGCCTTGGGACTACAACATGGCCTTCGGCGGATTGGGCGGCGGCATGGGTATGGGACGGGGCGGCCAATGGCGCAACCAGGCGGCGGAGAACGCGGCAGCCGATACAGCTGCCAATGTTGGCAGCACGGCTAACGACAACACGGAAAATAACGCAGCTGCTCCCCTACAATTGCCAGACGGCGAATTTTTGCAAGCTCCTGCAAATAATCAGGGTCAGGATGCTAATGCAGCACCTAGACAATCCAGCACCGCACTGCTGATCGACGAGCCTACACAGGGGGCATTGGCAGAGCGGCCTCTCGTCGCCAAGCTTCTTGCTGTGGATGATTATAAAGAGAAATACCACGACATTATAAAAGAGGCGATCGAAAGTTATTTGTCGGAAGACAGCTTTTCCGCTCGCGTGGAACAATTGAAGCAAATGATCTCCGAATACGTTGAGCAGGACCCGACTGCATTCTACTCGTATGAGGAATATGAGCAAGGCGTGACGGATTTAATAACGACCAACGCGAAGCAGGTCGACAACATTGCCCAGCAGCTCGCCGGAACGATTCCTTCCTCCGGGGACGGATCAGGCAGCGGCGGCGGTATAGGTGGCGGTATGGGCGGCAGATTCGGAGCTGGCGCAGTTCCTGGCATCCGCAATCATGTCGATGCTCCCGCTGCCGCAGGAGAACAGGGCGCTAACCCAGTACAGTCACAGCAGGGTGCAGCAGCTCTGCAGGACACTAGCCCAACACAGTCGGAGCAGGGAGCAACGGCTCAGCAGGACGCTAGCCCAGCACAGTCGGAGCAGGGAGCAACGGCTCAGCAGGACGCTAGCCCAGCACAGTCGGAGCAGGGGACACAGGCGCAACAAGGCTCAGACCCGCCCTTCGGCAATCCAGGAGCTGCTCCGGATGGACAAGCGCCCCTGGAGAGGGATCAAGGCGGAAGGCGCGCCCAGGACGGCATGGGTCTTACTCCCCCTGAAGGCTTCGGCAATCGGGGCGAATTTTGGGGGACTGGCCAGCAAGGCCGCCAGCAGCAGGACAATACGACAGAGGCCATCACGGCTGGTATATCGCTAACAGTCCTGCTCGCCGCCTGTGCATTCGTATTGTATTTCCGGCGAAAACGGCTATAG
- a CDS encoding DUF4956 domain-containing protein — protein sequence METTTNASSTTFSDIIKKSVLNNFTSDISLSKILITLGIAFIIGLFIFILYKRVFSGVLYSKSFNVSLIGMTLVTAMVIIAINSNLILSLGMVGALSIVRFRTPIKDPTDLIFLFWAAAAGIVTGAGFYTLAAIGSVIIGLVLFLFIKNSTLETPYLLVINCSGDESEQAIHRAVSGLVKRYNVKQKTVSPGNIEMTLEVRLRDSEGVFVNRISELDGVRNAVLISYNGDYVS from the coding sequence ATGGAAACGACCACAAATGCATCATCTACCACCTTTAGCGACATTATCAAGAAGTCGGTGCTAAACAACTTTACATCCGATATCAGCCTGTCCAAAATTCTTATCACACTAGGCATCGCATTTATCATTGGCTTATTTATTTTTATTCTGTACAAAAGGGTATTCAGCGGCGTGCTGTATTCGAAAAGCTTCAACGTCTCCTTGATCGGCATGACCTTGGTAACAGCGATGGTCATCATCGCGATTAATTCCAACCTGATCTTGTCCCTCGGTATGGTCGGCGCCTTATCGATCGTCCGCTTCAGAACGCCAATCAAAGATCCTACCGATTTGATCTTCCTGTTCTGGGCTGCTGCCGCAGGCATCGTCACTGGAGCGGGCTTCTACACTCTGGCGGCCATCGGCTCCGTCATTATCGGGCTGGTACTGTTTCTGTTCATTAAGAACTCCACATTGGAGACGCCTTACCTGCTTGTAATCAACTGCAGCGGCGATGAAAGCGAGCAGGCGATTCACCGGGCCGTTTCTGGATTAGTCAAAAGATATAATGTGAAGCAAAAGACCGTATCTCCCGGCAACATCGAGATGACGCTGGAGGTTCGCCTCCGCGACAGCGAAGGCGTGTTCGTCAACCGGATCTCCGAGCTGGACGGAGTGAGAAATGCGGTGCTGATCAGCTACAACGGGGATTATGTATCATGA